From Rhinoraja longicauda isolate Sanriku21f chromosome 30, sRhiLon1.1, whole genome shotgun sequence, a single genomic window includes:
- the aurkaip1 gene encoding small ribosomal subunit protein mS38 has protein sequence MTAMILSRLSLQFVKAHRIPATQSLFGSVLQRCSALSKNCCTSPRQNKVKPQRWCALDHELEELLIPRKLSISPSESWLTIKYWAPTLNPQQGQGIGIGLWNPSLLYECPPIEGSQHFEEDGAATDYSVDKIECRNVLKIRRRKMNRHKYKKLLKRTKFLRRRIKEIRRKRRQLRFERDLKRIWKKAGLKKAPEGWQAPKIFVKRYQGKSE, from the exons cGACACAGTCTCTTTTTGGCTCTGTTCTTCAACGATGTAGTGCATTGTCCAAAAATTGTTGCACATCACCAAGACAAAATAAGGTGAAACCGCAACGTTGGTGTGCGCTAGATCATGAACTGGAGGAGCTGTTGATTCCACGGAAATTGTCCATTAGTCCCTCAGAAAGTTGGCTAACAATTAAATACTGGGCACCCACTCTGAACCCACAGCAAGGACAAGGTATTGGTATAGGCTTGTGGAACCCTTCTCTGCTGTATGAATGCCCTCCCATTGAGGGATCGCAACATTTTGAAGAGGATGGAGCAGCAACGGACTACAGTGTGGACAAAATCGAATGTAGGAATGTACTGAAGATTCGCAGGCGAAAGATGAACAGGCACAAGTACAAGAAGTTGCTGAAGCGGACAAAGTTCCTACGTAGACGGATCAAGGAGATTCGTAGAAAACGGCGGCAG CTAAGGTTTGAGAGAGATTTGAAGCGAATCTGGAAAAAGgcaggtctgaagaaagctccGGAAGGCTGGCAGGCCCCGAAGATATTTGTGAAACGATACCAGGGCAAGTCTGAGTGA